In one window of Pseudooceanicola aestuarii DNA:
- a CDS encoding chorismate mutase — protein sequence MTDTSRDTTTPRPDPASLTGLAEVRAGIDAIDGALLTLLAERQAHVDRAATLKAGAGIAAAAPARAAAVLERVHHKAGQAGVDPHVAVAMWRVMIDHFIRREQATLGTTGEDA from the coding sequence ATGACCGATACATCCCGTGATACCACCACCCCGCGCCCCGATCCTGCCAGCCTGACCGGCTTGGCGGAGGTCCGCGCCGGGATCGACGCGATCGACGGGGCCTTGCTGACCCTGCTGGCCGAACGCCAGGCCCATGTTGACCGCGCCGCAACGCTGAAGGCCGGGGCGGGGATTGCCGCCGCCGCCCCCGCCCGCGCCGCCGCCGTGCTGGAACGCGTGCACCACAAGGCCGGGCAGGCGGGCGTCGATCCGCATGTGGCCGTGGCCATGTGGCGCGTGATGATCGACCATTTCATTCGTCGCGAACAGGCGACATTGGGCACCACAGGAGAAGACGCATGA
- the folD gene encoding bifunctional methylenetetrahydrofolate dehydrogenase/methenyltetrahydrofolate cyclohydrolase FolD, translating into MTATRIDGKEFSARVRADVATHVARLKADHGITPGLAVVLVGEDPASQVYVRSKGKQTVEAGMQSFEHKLPVETAQSDLLNLVARLNADPAVHGILVQLPLPDHMDEAAVINAIDPAKDVDGFHISNVGRLATGQSAMVPCTPLGCLMLLRDTFGSLSGKTAVVIGRSNIVGKPMAQLLLRDSCTVTIAHSRTADIAEVVRRADIVVAAVGRPQMVPGDWIKPGAVVIDVGINRIDAPELGEGKTRLVGDVDFDSVAQVAGAVTPVPGGVGPMTIACLLANTLTACCRAANLPEPEGLTA; encoded by the coding sequence ATGACCGCCACCCGTATCGACGGCAAGGAATTCTCGGCTCGTGTCAGGGCCGACGTCGCCACACACGTCGCCCGGCTGAAGGCCGATCACGGCATTACCCCCGGGCTGGCCGTTGTTCTGGTCGGCGAGGATCCCGCCAGCCAGGTCTATGTCCGCAGCAAGGGGAAGCAGACCGTGGAGGCCGGGATGCAGAGCTTTGAACACAAGCTGCCAGTCGAGACCGCGCAATCCGATCTGCTGAATCTGGTCGCACGGCTGAACGCGGATCCGGCGGTGCATGGCATTCTGGTGCAGTTGCCCCTGCCGGATCACATGGACGAAGCTGCTGTCATCAACGCGATCGACCCGGCAAAGGACGTGGATGGCTTTCACATTTCGAATGTCGGGCGTTTGGCCACGGGGCAAAGCGCCATGGTGCCCTGCACGCCGCTGGGGTGCCTGATGCTGCTGCGCGATACCTTCGGATCGCTGTCGGGCAAGACGGCGGTGGTTATCGGACGGTCCAACATCGTCGGAAAGCCGATGGCACAATTGCTGCTGCGTGACAGCTGCACTGTGACCATTGCCCATTCCCGCACCGCCGATATCGCCGAGGTTGTGCGTCGGGCGGATATCGTGGTCGCGGCGGTGGGACGCCCGCAAATGGTGCCGGGCGACTGGATCAAGCCCGGCGCGGTGGTGATCGACGTCGGCATCAACCGCATCGACGCCCCGGAACTTGGGGAAGGCAAGACGCGGCTGGTGGGCGATGTGGATTTCGACAGCGTCGCGCAGGTCGCGGGCGCGGTCACCCCGGTGCCGGGCGGTGTGGGTCCGATGACCATCGCCTGCCTGCTGGCCAACACGCTGACCGCCTGCTGCCGCGCCGCCAACCTGCCGGAGCCGGAGGGGCTGACCGCCTGA
- a CDS encoding PaaI family thioesterase → MSIEKKEQDMRKRIENSFARQTMMQTFGARLREIAQGRVVITAPILPIATQQQGHGHAALSFAIGDTAAGYAALTALEPGMEVVTAEIKINLLAPARGDLLIATGRLEKAGRRLCVVTARVQARDGAGLRDVALLQGTMAPVPA, encoded by the coding sequence ATGAGCATTGAGAAAAAAGAACAGGATATGCGCAAGCGTATCGAAAATAGCTTTGCCCGGCAAACGATGATGCAGACCTTTGGCGCGCGCTTGCGGGAAATCGCGCAGGGCCGCGTGGTAATCACCGCGCCCATCCTGCCGATCGCGACCCAGCAACAGGGCCATGGCCATGCCGCGCTAAGCTTTGCGATCGGAGATACGGCGGCGGGCTACGCGGCGCTGACGGCGCTGGAACCGGGGATGGAGGTCGTCACCGCCGAGATCAAGATCAACCTGCTGGCCCCGGCCCGTGGTGACCTGCTGATTGCCACCGGCCGGCTGGAGAAGGCCGGACGGCGGCTCTGCGTGGTGACCGCCAGGGTGCAGGCGCGCGACGGGGCGGGCCTGCGCGACGTGGCGCTCCTGCAAGGCACCATGGCGCCTGTCCCGGCCTGA
- a CDS encoding formate--tetrahydrofolate ligase — translation MTYRSDIEIARDAQKKPIQEIGQRLGIPADSLLPYGHDKAKISQAFIDSVQDRPNGKLILVTAINPTPAGEGKTTTTVGLGDGLNRIGKNAAICIREASLGPCFGMKGGAAGGGLAQVVPMEEMNLHFTGDFHAITSAHNLLSAMIDNHIYWGNALEIDERRVVWRRVLDMNDRALRDTVTALGGVANGFPRQTGFDITVASEVMAILCLARNLGDLQQRLGDIIVAYTRDRAPIHARDIKADGAMTVLLKDAMQPNLVQTLENNPAFVHGGPFANIAHGCNSVTATATALKLADYVVTEAGFGADLGAEKFMNIKCRKAGLAPDAVVIVATVRAMKMNGGVAKADLGTEDVGAVRDGCPNLGRHIANVKQFGVPVVVAINHFVTDTPAEVAEVQAYVAEQGAEAIECRHWAEGSAGAEALARHVADLADSGTAQFAPLYPDEMPLFEKMETVAKRIYHADEVLADQKIRDQLNQWEAAGYGHLPVCMAKTQYSFSTDPTLRGAPTGHGVPVREVRLSAGAGFVVVICGEIMTMPGLPRVPSAEAIMLNDAGQIEGLF, via the coding sequence ATGACCTACCGCTCTGACATCGAAATCGCGCGCGACGCACAGAAGAAACCGATTCAGGAGATCGGCCAGCGGCTGGGCATCCCCGCCGACAGCCTGCTGCCCTATGGTCACGACAAGGCCAAGATCAGCCAGGCCTTCATCGACAGCGTCCAGGACCGCCCCAACGGGAAGCTGATCCTGGTCACCGCGATCAACCCGACCCCGGCAGGCGAGGGCAAGACCACCACCACCGTCGGTCTGGGCGACGGCCTGAACCGCATCGGCAAGAACGCCGCGATCTGTATCCGGGAGGCCTCTCTGGGACCGTGTTTCGGGATGAAGGGCGGCGCCGCGGGTGGCGGGTTGGCGCAGGTTGTGCCGATGGAAGAGATGAACCTGCATTTCACGGGCGATTTCCACGCCATCACCAGCGCGCACAACCTGTTGTCGGCCATGATCGACAACCACATCTACTGGGGCAACGCGCTGGAGATCGACGAGCGCCGCGTGGTCTGGCGCCGGGTGTTGGACATGAACGACCGCGCGTTGCGCGATACCGTGACCGCCCTGGGCGGTGTGGCCAACGGCTTTCCCCGGCAGACCGGGTTCGACATCACCGTCGCCTCCGAGGTGATGGCGATCCTGTGCCTGGCGCGGAATCTGGGCGACCTGCAACAGCGGCTGGGCGACATCATCGTGGCCTATACCCGCGACCGCGCCCCGATCCATGCCCGCGACATCAAGGCCGACGGCGCCATGACCGTGCTGCTGAAAGACGCGATGCAGCCCAATCTGGTGCAGACGCTGGAGAACAACCCCGCCTTTGTCCACGGCGGCCCCTTCGCCAATATCGCCCATGGCTGCAATTCCGTCACCGCCACCGCGACGGCCCTGAAGCTGGCCGATTACGTGGTGACGGAGGCCGGGTTCGGCGCCGACCTGGGGGCGGAGAAGTTCATGAACATCAAATGCCGCAAGGCGGGACTGGCGCCCGACGCTGTGGTGATCGTCGCCACCGTGCGCGCGATGAAGATGAACGGCGGCGTGGCCAAGGCCGATCTGGGCACGGAGGATGTCGGAGCGGTCCGCGACGGCTGCCCCAATCTGGGCCGCCACATCGCGAATGTGAAACAATTCGGCGTGCCGGTGGTTGTCGCGATCAACCATTTCGTCACCGATACCCCGGCAGAGGTTGCAGAAGTGCAGGCCTATGTCGCCGAACAGGGGGCGGAAGCGATCGAATGCCGGCACTGGGCCGAAGGCTCCGCCGGAGCCGAGGCGCTGGCCCGCCATGTCGCCGATCTGGCCGACAGCGGCACCGCTCAATTCGCGCCGCTCTACCCTGACGAGATGCCCTTGTTCGAGAAGATGGAGACGGTCGCCAAGCGGATCTACCATGCCGACGAGGTTCTGGCCGATCAGAAGATCCGCGATCAGCTGAACCAATGGGAGGCGGCGGGATATGGCCATCTGCCGGTCTGCATGGCCAAGACGCAATACAGCTTCTCCACCGATCCTACCTTGCGCGGCGCCCCCACCGGCCACGGCGTGCCGGTGCGGGAGGTCCGGCTGTCGGCCGGTGCAGGCTTCGTCGTGGTGATCTGCGGGGAGATCATGACCATGCCCGGCCTGCCGCGCGTCCCCTCGGCGGAGGCTATCATGCTCAATGACGCCGGCCAGATCGAGGGGTTGTTCTAG
- a CDS encoding LytTR family DNA-binding domain-containing protein, with translation MARVTFWGLAGFFGLFVGNAIRGTFAFHWGLGTLGTALAAPLVIALVVAPACWAALQGLRDEGSDPGEPLLFWGLGVLALSSLSSLTRLLLQRHIDRAARKAVAHMQAASIPDRARPEVVDVPTPEAKPAAEPASTGAAIADPPFPCAFGTGSPPPAMAPMSPPAPMRPRLYDRLAATGGTVQHLSADDHLVIVGRDTGREQLRLRFADAVREMDDVEGMLTHRSHWVARAAVAGFDREPGGKMFVLLRNGARLPVSRSHRQALERTGLA, from the coding sequence GTGGCGCGGGTGACATTCTGGGGGCTGGCCGGGTTTTTCGGCCTGTTTGTGGGCAATGCAATACGCGGCACCTTTGCTTTTCATTGGGGGTTGGGCACTTTGGGCACCGCCCTTGCGGCGCCTCTGGTGATTGCGCTGGTCGTGGCGCCGGCCTGCTGGGCGGCGTTGCAGGGCCTGCGCGACGAAGGGTCCGACCCCGGAGAGCCACTGCTGTTCTGGGGGTTGGGGGTGCTGGCGCTGTCATCGCTGTCATCGTTGACGCGGCTCCTGCTGCAACGTCATATCGACCGCGCGGCGCGCAAGGCGGTGGCGCATATGCAGGCGGCCAGCATCCCCGATCGCGCGCGCCCCGAGGTGGTGGATGTGCCCACGCCCGAAGCCAAGCCCGCGGCGGAGCCTGCCAGTACCGGCGCGGCGATCGCCGACCCGCCGTTCCCTTGCGCGTTCGGGACTGGCAGCCCCCCTCCGGCCATGGCGCCAATGTCCCCCCCGGCACCCATGCGGCCCCGGCTGTATGATCGGTTGGCGGCCACCGGCGGGACGGTGCAGCACCTTTCGGCCGACGATCACTTGGTGATCGTCGGGCGCGACACCGGGCGGGAACAACTGCGCCTGCGCTTTGCCGATGCGGTACGGGAAATGGATGACGTGGAGGGGATGCTGACCCATCGCTCACATTGGGTGGCACGGGCGGCAGTGGCGGGATTCGACCGCGAACCGGGGGGCAAGATGTTCGTGCTGCTGCGCAACGGGGCGCGGCTGCCGGTGTCCCGGTCGCATCGGCAGGCGCTGGAGCGGACGGGGCTGGCCTAG